The Sediminispirochaeta smaragdinae DSM 11293 genome has a segment encoding these proteins:
- a CDS encoding FeoA family protein has translation MCTLDRLSAGCRGVIDSLQGGNGFISRVSAIGFTPDTVVTMVSRRGRGPVLVWLRDSEVALGRGEAAKITVREVL, from the coding sequence ATGTGTACCCTGGATCGCTTATCCGCGGGATGCCGTGGCGTGATTGACAGCCTGCAAGGGGGGAATGGCTTTATAAGCCGGGTCTCGGCTATCGGCTTCACCCCGGATACGGTTGTGACAATGGTTTCAAGGCGGGGCAGAGGCCCTGTGCTTGTTTGGTTGCGGGACAGCGAGGTCGCCCTAGGCCGGGGCGAAGCCGCGAAAATCACCGTTAGAGAGGTTCTATAG
- a CDS encoding MarR family transcriptional regulator, with translation MRDNNLFLEVLALFSEGRLCSVKDAADRLSIDADFAAYLIDELCRRGYLKMMNFSAPGEAVSCASCCRSGACPRSVPHAGATQGPRIWSLSFLGQGALGKG, from the coding sequence ATGCGGGACAATAACCTCTTTTTGGAGGTCCTGGCTCTCTTTTCCGAGGGGCGACTCTGTTCTGTGAAAGATGCTGCCGATCGCCTTTCGATCGACGCTGATTTTGCCGCATACCTTATCGATGAATTATGCCGACGGGGATACCTGAAAATGATGAATTTTTCTGCCCCTGGTGAAGCAGTTTCATGCGCCTCCTGCTGCAGATCAGGGGCCTGCCCCCGTTCTGTGCCACATGCAGGGGCGACGCAGGGGCCGAGGATCTGGAGCCTTTCTTTCCTTGGACAAGGGGCTCTCGGTAAAGGCTAA
- a CDS encoding MATE family efflux transporter has translation MNDKREMLLNQSMGKLFVSLALPGMAGMIVIGLYNLVDSIFVGQFVGPAAVSAVAMGYAVILVNQAILSLFATGASSLFSRAMGAGDQKTMDALLGNVFWPVALCSLVLTAITFSFAPGILFALGAREEILSLGIDYLRLLSLGFVFGAVGPALNFLIRAEGQMKTAMKIMALGTITNIILDPIFIKVLGMGMEGAALATIIGQSLFLLGDFAHFRSKQSSINLSRKSFRINWPLMPEIIRVGFSGMIMSLAVAIQLSILLSLSSSYSINSNIVMSTAFRIMSFFYIPIFGISYGLQPVLGANYGAGRFDRVREAFWYFGKVASAIAVGIWLFFQLFAPFILSWFITDGEIVAEGSRQFRLFLSSFLFYGLIAVFIMLFMALGKAGKGALLTLGRQLFFFIPLALLLPYMFGEIGLWLSYPLGDLCVVLFGMILVRSELKLLKRPHYAGQ, from the coding sequence ATGAACGACAAACGAGAGATGCTTCTAAATCAAAGCATGGGCAAACTTTTTGTTTCTCTGGCCCTTCCCGGGATGGCGGGAATGATCGTTATCGGACTCTACAATCTGGTGGACAGCATCTTTGTGGGCCAGTTTGTTGGGCCGGCTGCGGTATCGGCGGTTGCCATGGGCTACGCCGTCATTCTTGTCAACCAGGCAATACTGAGCCTCTTTGCAACCGGTGCCTCCTCCCTCTTTTCCCGCGCCATGGGAGCTGGAGACCAGAAAACCATGGACGCCCTTTTGGGAAATGTCTTCTGGCCTGTGGCCCTCTGCTCGCTTGTGCTGACCGCGATCACCTTTTCCTTTGCGCCGGGGATTTTGTTCGCCCTTGGCGCCAGGGAAGAGATCCTCAGTCTTGGAATCGATTACCTCAGGCTCTTATCGCTGGGCTTTGTCTTCGGTGCAGTGGGCCCCGCCCTGAATTTTTTGATACGAGCCGAGGGGCAGATGAAGACTGCCATGAAAATCATGGCTTTGGGCACCATTACCAACATCATCCTCGACCCCATTTTCATCAAGGTTTTGGGCATGGGAATGGAGGGGGCCGCCCTTGCTACCATCATCGGGCAAAGCCTCTTTCTGCTTGGGGATTTTGCCCACTTCAGATCGAAACAAAGCAGTATCAATCTTAGCAGGAAGAGTTTTCGAATCAACTGGCCGCTTATGCCCGAAATCATCAGGGTGGGATTCTCCGGGATGATCATGTCCCTTGCGGTAGCCATTCAGCTCTCCATCCTGCTTTCCCTCAGTTCTTCCTACAGCATAAACAGTAACATCGTCATGAGTACCGCCTTTCGGATCATGAGCTTCTTTTACATCCCGATCTTCGGAATCTCCTACGGTCTGCAGCCCGTGCTGGGAGCCAATTATGGGGCCGGCCGCTTCGATAGGGTAAGGGAGGCGTTCTGGTATTTCGGCAAGGTCGCTTCCGCCATTGCTGTGGGTATATGGCTCTTCTTTCAGCTTTTTGCTCCCTTCATTCTCTCATGGTTCATTACCGATGGGGAAATCGTTGCCGAAGGAAGCCGTCAGTTTCGGCTTTTTCTCTCCAGCTTTCTTTTTTACGGTCTGATTGCCGTATTTATCATGCTTTTTATGGCACTGGGGAAGGCGGGAAAGGGTGCGTTGCTGACTCTGGGACGCCAACTGTTCTTTTTTATTCCACTGGCATTGCTGCTTCCTTATATGTTCGGCGAGATCGGCTTGTGGCTTTCCTATCCCCTTGGCGATCTCTGTGTCGTTCTTTTCGGGATGATTTTGGTGCGTAGTGAACTAAAGCTGCTGAAGAGGCCCCATTATGCGGGACAATAA
- a CDS encoding ABC transporter ATP-binding protein, giving the protein MFSIIKHFFAFAGDHRKRLQLGILYAFLNSIFHAFQIGALYIVLMAIINDAVTSSTAWTSFAIMFVSMVGGIVTKDASTMADARGSFHLCADKRTEIGDRMKYMPMGYFNSNSLGSITATVTSTMEDIQDIAPRVLDKTIHGFIHAAVITIMITAFDWRMGLIVIVGILFFLLVNLLMQRKAEAISPARVAAQSALVGAVLEYVQGIGVVRSFNLAREASKTIDRAIAECEKQNIGLELAFIPFMFLQSLILKLASVGIVAGAIFFFLNGTMELSVTLMMLVSAFLIYSQLETAGSMSALLRTVDLSIKRVEAIKGISLMDEAGRSIVPRDFAIRGEGISFSYDRKRIIDNVSFEIPQGSSVAIVGPSGGGKTTLCNLITRFWDVDEGAITLGGRNIKDYTLDTLLANFSMVFQRVYLFNDTIANNIKFGNPDATMSEVREAARKACCDDFIMALPDGYDTVVGEAGATISGGEKQRISIARAILKDAPIIILDEATANVDPENESKLQAAMTELTKNKTVIMIAHRLKTVRNADQIWVLSGGRMIQQGTHDRLMAEGGLYADFIGMREKSIGWKLGQLETASV; this is encoded by the coding sequence ATGTTTAGCATCATCAAGCACTTTTTTGCCTTTGCCGGGGACCACCGCAAAAGGTTGCAACTTGGAATCCTGTATGCCTTTCTCAATTCGATATTTCACGCCTTTCAGATCGGTGCTCTCTACATCGTGTTGATGGCGATTATCAATGATGCGGTAACCAGCTCCACCGCCTGGACCTCCTTTGCGATCATGTTCGTCAGCATGGTCGGCGGGATTGTTACAAAGGATGCCTCCACCATGGCCGATGCCCGGGGCAGTTTCCATCTCTGCGCAGACAAGCGTACGGAAATCGGGGATCGTATGAAGTACATGCCTATGGGGTATTTCAACAGCAACAGTCTCGGTTCCATAACGGCAACGGTGACCAGCACCATGGAGGATATCCAGGATATTGCACCGAGGGTCCTCGATAAGACGATCCACGGCTTTATTCATGCTGCCGTCATCACCATCATGATAACGGCCTTTGACTGGCGTATGGGGCTGATCGTCATCGTGGGAATCCTCTTTTTCCTCCTGGTCAATCTCCTCATGCAGCGTAAGGCGGAAGCGATAAGCCCTGCCCGTGTTGCCGCCCAGAGCGCTCTTGTCGGAGCGGTCCTCGAATATGTCCAGGGGATCGGCGTTGTTCGTTCCTTTAACCTTGCAAGAGAGGCCAGCAAAACCATAGACCGGGCCATCGCCGAATGTGAGAAGCAAAATATCGGACTGGAGCTCGCCTTTATCCCTTTCATGTTTCTCCAGTCTCTTATCCTGAAGCTTGCAAGTGTGGGAATTGTGGCAGGCGCAATTTTCTTCTTTCTTAACGGAACAATGGAGCTTTCCGTTACCCTTATGATGCTTGTTTCCGCCTTTCTCATCTACAGCCAACTCGAAACCGCCGGCAGCATGTCCGCCCTGCTGCGGACCGTTGATTTGTCCATTAAACGTGTCGAAGCGATCAAGGGAATTTCCCTGATGGATGAAGCGGGCAGGAGCATCGTGCCCCGGGATTTTGCTATCCGGGGAGAGGGGATAAGTTTCTCCTACGATCGAAAGAGGATCATCGACAACGTAAGCTTTGAGATTCCTCAGGGCAGCAGTGTTGCCATCGTCGGCCCATCCGGCGGAGGAAAAACAACCCTCTGCAATCTCATCACCCGTTTCTGGGATGTGGATGAGGGGGCCATCACCCTCGGCGGAAGAAATATAAAGGACTATACCCTCGATACCCTGCTCGCCAATTTCAGTATGGTTTTTCAGCGGGTCTACCTTTTTAACGATACCATCGCAAACAACATAAAATTCGGGAATCCGGATGCGACCATGTCGGAGGTCCGGGAAGCGGCGCGAAAAGCGTGTTGCGATGATTTCATCATGGCCCTTCCCGACGGCTACGATACGGTGGTCGGTGAGGCCGGAGCCACCATATCCGGTGGGGAAAAGCAGCGAATATCCATCGCCCGGGCCATATTAAAGGATGCTCCTATCATCATTCTCGACGAAGCCACCGCCAACGTCGATCCCGAGAACGAAAGTAAACTCCAGGCGGCAATGACGGAGCTGACAAAGAATAAGACGGTCATCATGATCGCCCATCGTCTGAAAACGGTCCGCAATGCGGATCAGATATGGGTGCTTTCGGGCGGCAGGATGATCCAGCAGGGGACCCACGACCGCCTTATGGCGGAGGGCGGCCTTTACGCCGACTTTATCGGTATGCGCGAGAAATCAATCGGCTGGAAGCTGGGACAGTTGGAAACTGCCTCGGTATAA
- a CDS encoding ABC transporter ATP-binding protein, which yields MGEKQMQSGFSRLKELAAGHRGSYIASVVFAILGVAGTMVPYIAVSHIIIKLIEGQRSFAFYLSWCAVAALGYLAKSLFHSISTTLSHKATFAVISELRYRIAEKLTRVPMGYVLNTPSGKIKNSMVEKVDSIEPALAHVLPEMTSNLLIPLCIVCYLFVLDWRMALISLITLPIGALCYMGMMKDYETKFGKYVGVSKHMNATAVEYINGIEVIKAFGQSASSYAKFSKAVRENAEYGLSWMKEVQIYFAMGIGIWPSVLIGVLPLGCVFYMNGSLSAPVFITVMILALGIVAPLLSALYYTDDIAKIGTIMGDIGSLLDEKELIRPRVPAKPQGLDIKLHNLSFSYDKIEILHNVSLSIPAFSVTALVGPSGGGKSTIAKLIASFWDVDGGSVSIGGVDVKNIPSEQLNDMIAYVAQDTYLFDETVLENIRMGNPKASDDAVKAVAQSAGCHDFILSLEHGYDTVAGGAGGHLSGGERQRIAIARAMLKDAPIVILDEATAYTDPENESVIQSAIAKLVEGKTLIVIAHRLSTITDSDQIIVIDRGRVADWGRHEELLASSPLYRSMWQAHISAKDNVKDNVYEEAAHV from the coding sequence ATGGGAGAAAAACAGATGCAAAGCGGGTTTTCCCGCTTAAAGGAGTTGGCGGCCGGTCATAGAGGAAGCTACATTGCCTCGGTCGTCTTTGCGATACTTGGGGTGGCGGGAACCATGGTCCCCTACATCGCCGTCTCGCACATCATCATCAAACTGATCGAGGGGCAAAGGAGCTTCGCTTTTTACCTTTCCTGGTGCGCCGTCGCCGCTTTAGGATATCTTGCGAAGTCGTTATTCCACAGTATTTCCACGACCTTGTCTCACAAGGCGACCTTTGCCGTGATTTCGGAGCTTCGGTACAGAATCGCCGAGAAACTTACAAGGGTCCCCATGGGGTATGTACTCAATACCCCCTCGGGAAAGATAAAAAACAGCATGGTGGAAAAGGTCGACAGTATCGAACCGGCCCTGGCCCATGTTCTTCCGGAGATGACATCAAATCTGCTGATTCCTCTTTGCATTGTCTGTTACCTTTTTGTTCTCGACTGGCGTATGGCGTTGATCTCCCTGATAACCCTGCCGATCGGAGCCCTCTGCTACATGGGGATGATGAAGGATTATGAGACAAAGTTCGGGAAGTATGTCGGGGTCAGTAAGCACATGAATGCCACAGCCGTGGAGTATATCAACGGCATAGAGGTCATCAAGGCCTTCGGCCAGTCGGCAAGCTCTTATGCCAAGTTTTCCAAGGCTGTTAGGGAGAATGCGGAGTACGGCCTTTCCTGGATGAAGGAGGTCCAGATCTACTTTGCCATGGGAATCGGTATCTGGCCCTCTGTCCTGATCGGTGTCCTGCCGCTGGGCTGTGTTTTTTACATGAACGGAAGCCTTTCCGCCCCGGTCTTTATTACCGTGATGATCCTTGCCCTTGGTATCGTCGCTCCCTTGCTTTCGGCTCTCTACTACACAGACGATATCGCAAAGATCGGGACTATCATGGGAGATATCGGATCGCTGCTGGATGAAAAGGAGCTTATCAGACCCCGGGTACCGGCAAAGCCCCAGGGCCTTGATATCAAGCTTCACAATCTTTCGTTCTCCTACGACAAGATAGAGATACTCCACAATGTCTCCTTATCCATCCCCGCCTTCAGTGTTACGGCCCTTGTCGGCCCATCCGGCGGCGGGAAAAGCACCATTGCCAAGCTGATAGCCTCATTCTGGGATGTTGACGGCGGGAGCGTTTCAATCGGCGGCGTAGATGTGAAGAATATTCCAAGCGAGCAACTGAACGATATGATCGCTTATGTCGCCCAGGACACCTACCTTTTCGACGAGACGGTCCTGGAGAATATCCGCATGGGTAACCCAAAGGCCTCCGACGATGCGGTAAAGGCGGTGGCCCAATCCGCCGGTTGTCATGATTTTATCCTCTCCCTCGAACACGGCTACGATACCGTCGCAGGAGGGGCAGGGGGACACCTATCCGGCGGTGAACGCCAGCGGATTGCCATTGCCCGCGCCATGCTGAAAGATGCACCTATCGTCATTCTTGATGAAGCCACGGCCTATACCGACCCGGAAAATGAGTCGGTGATTCAGTCCGCCATCGCAAAGCTGGTGGAGGGAAAGACCCTTATCGTTATTGCTCACCGACTCTCCACCATAACCGATTCCGACCAGATTATCGTCATCGATCGGGGACGGGTTGCAGATTGGGGACGACATGAAGAGCTCCTTGCCTCAAGCCCCCTTTACCGGAGCATGTGGCAGGCACATATCAGCGCCAAGGATAACGTAAAGGACAACGTATACGAGGAGGCCGCACATGTTTAG
- a CDS encoding TetR/AcrR family transcriptional regulator gives MKQDDTVTRQRILVSGKEEFLEKGFVHASLRTIAKNAGVTTGAIYLYYENKEALFNALVAEPVQMLLGEYRRVQDEFASRSPQQQLSVMHEISEACLEWMIDHIYEYYDAFKLVVCCSTGTRYAAFIEQMVEIEVRSSYNFFEIMEEMGKKVRPMDDELIHILASALFSGFFEIVVHDMNKEKAKEYVACLMEFYEAGWDRLLGL, from the coding sequence ATGAAACAGGATGATACCGTTACACGGCAGAGAATTCTGGTTTCCGGCAAGGAAGAGTTTTTGGAAAAGGGCTTTGTGCATGCTTCTCTGCGGACCATAGCAAAAAATGCGGGTGTCACGACCGGAGCCATCTATCTCTATTATGAAAACAAAGAGGCCCTTTTTAATGCCCTCGTTGCCGAACCGGTCCAAATGCTTCTGGGCGAGTACAGGCGTGTACAAGACGAATTTGCTTCACGTTCCCCGCAGCAACAATTGAGCGTCATGCATGAGATTTCGGAAGCGTGCCTCGAATGGATGATCGACCATATCTACGAATATTACGATGCCTTTAAGCTTGTCGTCTGCTGTTCTACCGGCACCCGATATGCGGCATTCATCGAGCAGATGGTGGAGATCGAGGTACGCTCCTCCTATAACTTTTTCGAAATCATGGAAGAGATGGGAAAGAAGGTGCGTCCCATGGATGACGAACTCATCCATATTCTGGCGAGTGCACTTTTCTCGGGTTTTTTTGAGATCGTTGTTCACGACATGAATAAGGAAAAAGCCAAGGAGTATGTAGCCTGCCTCATGGAGTTTTATGAAGCGGGTTGGGACCGATTGCTTGGCTTATAG
- a CDS encoding APC family permease translates to MEALQKKYGFWTATSMVVGIVIGSGVFFKADDVLKASGGRLPIALLAWLIGGTIMVVTSYVFSKMATRIEKVNGVVDYFEAAYGKKAGYLVAWFMTFIYYPTLVSVLAWVSANYTVGLLGLPQLLWPLSAVYLVLFFLLNIFSPVLAGKWQVSATIIKLIPLGLVAIVGIIGGLVTGQTIQSFTVSAQNISGGGLAVATLATAFAYEGWIIATSINAELKDAKKNLPKALVVGASVVVLVYMLYYLGISGFLSNDQVMAAGDAAPVQVISLVFGRLGGTLLTVFVVISCLGTLNGLVMGSVRGMFSIASRDLGPTPHIFKKVSEKRDSMVNSGIAGLVLSAIWLMVWYGNFHNWWGGFMDISELPIAFLYVIYLAIYFWMMKTFTDLPFGSRVIAPLLAAAGSLYIIFGAVQKDMFFQFFIITLIVVAASVPFLVRKKYSLPA, encoded by the coding sequence ATGGAAGCATTACAGAAAAAATACGGTTTCTGGACGGCTACCTCCATGGTAGTAGGAATCGTAATTGGATCGGGGGTCTTTTTTAAGGCAGACGACGTTTTGAAGGCATCGGGAGGAAGACTTCCGATTGCACTGCTGGCCTGGTTGATAGGCGGTACGATCATGGTCGTTACCAGCTATGTCTTTTCGAAGATGGCGACTCGGATCGAGAAGGTCAACGGCGTTGTCGATTACTTTGAGGCCGCTTACGGGAAAAAGGCCGGCTACCTGGTTGCCTGGTTCATGACCTTTATCTATTATCCAACCCTCGTCTCTGTCCTTGCCTGGGTCTCGGCAAACTATACGGTAGGGCTGCTCGGTTTGCCCCAGCTGCTGTGGCCCCTTTCCGCCGTCTATCTGGTTCTCTTTTTCCTGTTGAACATTTTTTCTCCTGTCCTTGCAGGCAAGTGGCAGGTTTCGGCAACCATCATCAAATTAATTCCCCTTGGACTGGTGGCAATCGTGGGAATCATCGGCGGGCTTGTTACGGGGCAGACTATCCAGAGCTTTACCGTTAGCGCTCAGAACATTTCGGGAGGAGGGCTTGCCGTAGCAACCCTTGCGACGGCCTTCGCCTATGAGGGCTGGATCATCGCTACATCCATCAATGCCGAGCTTAAAGATGCAAAAAAGAATCTTCCAAAGGCCCTTGTAGTGGGGGCTTCGGTCGTAGTTCTTGTTTACATGCTTTACTACCTCGGCATCAGCGGCTTTCTTTCCAACGATCAGGTTATGGCAGCCGGTGACGCAGCTCCGGTCCAGGTAATTTCACTGGTATTCGGTCGTCTCGGAGGAACTCTGCTGACCGTGTTTGTCGTCATCTCCTGCTTAGGTACCCTCAACGGCTTGGTAATGGGTTCGGTACGGGGGATGTTTTCCATTGCGAGCAGGGACCTCGGCCCGACACCCCATATCTTCAAGAAGGTCAGCGAAAAACGCGACAGCATGGTTAACTCCGGCATTGCAGGTCTGGTCCTCTCTGCCATCTGGCTGATGGTATGGTACGGTAATTTTCACAACTGGTGGGGCGGGTTCATGGACATCTCAGAACTGCCTATCGCCTTCCTTTACGTGATCTACCTTGCGATCTATTTTTGGATGATGAAAACCTTTACTGACCTTCCTTTCGGAAGCAGGGTCATAGCCCCGCTCCTTGCCGCCGCAGGATCTCTCTATATTATTTTCGGGGCGGTGCAAAAAGATATGTTCTTTCAGTTTTTTATCATCACTCTGATCGTCGTTGCGGCAAGCGTTCCTTTCCTCGTTAGGAAAAAGTACAGTCTGCCGGCATAG
- a CDS encoding helix-turn-helix transcriptional regulator has translation MREALREREKELDSLYRIAHLLAGYRGSETTLLAESGTILRSAMSRPDNCKVECSIRTIGDQPQKEQNLLFSASASLSEVEELFLVLTATAGEMDLLEREKSLLSSAVKLIAEALCRLRLEAKINAKNQALAELIEHLRNSEQEQGKAIRRHLYTAIFPMLERVRALLDEDDKRKLDLVASGLEAICKPSSLPNMVSMPLTPRELEICNMVRSGLTSKTIADSLNICTETVERHRCSIRKKIGIAGSGENLQHYLLTL, from the coding sequence ATGAGGGAAGCACTGCGGGAAAGAGAAAAAGAGCTCGATAGTCTCTATCGCATAGCTCATCTCCTGGCCGGATACAGGGGAAGCGAAACAACGCTTCTTGCCGAATCGGGGACGATTCTGCGCTCTGCGATGAGTCGTCCCGATAACTGCAAGGTAGAATGTTCGATTCGTACCATCGGAGACCAGCCGCAAAAAGAGCAAAATCTTCTCTTTTCCGCATCTGCTTCCCTCTCCGAGGTTGAAGAGCTTTTTCTTGTTCTTACCGCAACCGCAGGGGAGATGGATCTCCTAGAACGTGAAAAATCACTCTTGTCCTCGGCGGTAAAATTGATCGCCGAGGCTCTTTGTCGTCTCCGCCTTGAGGCGAAAATCAACGCAAAGAATCAGGCCCTTGCGGAATTAATCGAACACCTTCGCAACTCGGAACAGGAGCAGGGAAAGGCTATACGCCGGCACCTGTATACCGCTATTTTTCCGATGCTGGAAAGGGTGCGGGCCCTTCTCGACGAAGATGATAAACGGAAACTTGATCTCGTAGCTTCCGGGCTGGAAGCCATATGCAAACCCTCAAGCCTGCCGAACATGGTCTCGATGCCTCTTACCCCAAGGGAGCTGGAAATTTGCAATATGGTACGATCGGGCCTTACCAGCAAAACCATCGCGGATTCCCTCAATATCTGCACCGAAACCGTGGAACGCCATCGCTGTTCAATCCGCAAAAAAATCGGTATTGCCGGAAGCGGTGAAAATCTTCAGCACTACCTCCTTACCCTGTAG
- a CDS encoding GreA/GreB family elongation factor — MTEKRIVLSRREYEKLWNIIEAMRSSNRLREPYLRHLYDELQAAVVLDEGVLPAGTVTLYAEVAYTNLSTGSRHQASIVFPADQNHDEKRYSIFTPLGAALIGESEHNRTICYAPAGDIPLRIDAITPPVH, encoded by the coding sequence ATGACAGAAAAACGTATCGTACTTTCACGCCGTGAATACGAAAAACTGTGGAACATAATAGAAGCGATGAGAAGTTCCAACAGGCTGAGAGAACCCTATTTGCGCCATCTGTATGATGAACTGCAGGCTGCCGTGGTTTTGGATGAGGGGGTCCTGCCCGCCGGGACCGTTACGCTCTATGCAGAAGTGGCGTATACGAACCTTTCGACAGGTTCAAGGCATCAGGCTTCGATCGTCTTCCCTGCAGACCAGAATCACGATGAAAAGCGCTATTCGATCTTTACCCCCCTCGGAGCAGCGCTCATCGGGGAGTCGGAACACAACAGAACCATCTGTTATGCCCCGGCAGGGGATATCCCCCTACGCATAGACGCCATTACCCCTCCTGTACACTGA